The following proteins are co-located in the Pyricularia oryzae 70-15 chromosome 1, whole genome shotgun sequence genome:
- a CDS encoding maltose O-acetyltransferase yields the protein MASKTEKDQEQIAIAKGLENIPWCDDYEKMISGVLYDAFVPELVQGRFRARQFMHKYNHYFPEDATPESLQKGREELLRGIMGKVGKDAFIEPPVNIDYGCNIIIGDTFYSNFNLVILDCGIVNIGNRVMFGPFVSIFTATHETEVQSRRDGIEYALPVTIGDDCWIGGNVTILPGVTIGKGTTIGSGSVVTKSIPEFSVAVGSPAKVIKKVQPVPDLP from the exons ATGGCTTCAAAAACCGAAAAAGACCAGGAACAAATCGCCATAGCCAAGGGGTTGGAAAACATCCCCTGGTGCGATGACTACGAAAAGATGATCTCTGGTGTCTT GTACGACGCTTTCGTACCAGAGCTGGTGCAGGGTCGCTTTAGGGCCCGACAATTTATGCACAAATACAACCACTACTTCCCCGAAGACGCCACTCCCGAATCGCTGCAAAAAGGCCGTGAGGAGCTTCTACGGGGCATCATGGGCAAGGTCGGCAAGGACGCCTTCATCGAGCCCCCGGTCAACATTGACTATGGCTGCAACATAATCATCGGCGACACCTTTTACTCGAACTTCAA CCTCGTAATTCTAGACTGCGGCATCGTCAACATTGGCAACCGAGTCATGTTCGGACCCTTCGTCTCCATCTTCACCGCCACCCACGAGACCGAGGTACAGTCGCGCCGGGATGGGATTGAGTATGCCCTCCCTGTCACGATTGGGGACGACTGCTGGATCGGCGGGAACGTCACCATCTTGCCCGGTGTGACAATCGGCAAGGGCACCACCATCGGCTCTGGAAGCGTCGTGACCAAGTCAATCCCTGAGTTCTCTGTTGCCGTAGGATCGCCTGCAAAGGTTATCAAGAAGGTTCAGCCTGTGCCTGACCTCCCATAG
- a CDS encoding caleosin domain-containing protein translates to MKMQPLSNEQVQKLSNYDTLAQADDAQPAIVTSIPEVPITEARKPWQPEDEDRLPRPGVGRANIAATYDQPEGTTEGDYAAKHSDQTVLQQHLEFFDRDRDGIIWPRDTFIGFYRLGFGAVLSFLSIFVIHSNFSYATGDSWIPDPMFRINLSNIHKDKHGSASGAYDAEGRFVPQRFEDLFAKHAQGRDYMTARDVVNLLKGQRMIADPVGWFHAFIEWTATYYMLWPEDGRMKKEDVRGVFDGSIFYTIAARREEKMDEAKRR, encoded by the exons ATGAAGATGCAACCACTTTCCAACGAACAagtgcaaaaactttccaaCTACGACACTCTCGCCCAGGCTGATGACGCCCAGCCCGCTATCGTGACCTCCATCCCCGAGGTCCCCATAACCGAGGCCCGCAAGCCATGGCAGCCCGAGGATGAGGATCGGCTGCCCCGTCCCGGAGTGGGCCGCGCCAACATCGCCGCGACCTACGATCAGCCCGAGGGCACGACCGAGGGGGACTATGCGGCAAAGCACAGCGATCAGACCGTGCTGCAGCAGCACCTTGAGTTCTTTGACAGG GACCGCGATGGCATCATCTGGCCGCGCGACACCTTTATCGGCTTCTACCGGCTGGGCTTTGGTGCCGTGCTGTCCTTCCTGTCCATTTTTGTCATCCACAGCAACTTCTCCTACGCGACGGGGGACTCGTGGATCCCGGACCCCATGTTCCGCATCAACCTGTCCAATATCCACAAGGACAAGCACGGCAGCGCGTCGGGTGCCTACGACGCCGAGGGCCGCTTCGTGCCGCAGAGGTTCGAGGACCTGTTTGCCAAGCACGCCCAGGGGCGCGACTACATGACCGCCCGGGATGTGGTGAACCTGCTCAAGGGGCAGAGGATGATTGCGGATCCGGTTGGTTGGTTCCATGCGTTTATTGAGT GGACGGCTACTTATTACATGCTGTGGCCCGAGGACGGCCGCATGAAGAAGGAGGATGTCAGGGGGGTTTTTGATGGCAGCATATTCTACACCATTGCAGCCAGGCGGGAGGAAAAGATGGATGAGGCAAAGCGCAGATGA